The following proteins are co-located in the Corynebacterium kalinowskii genome:
- a CDS encoding FN3 domain-containing metallophosphoesterase family protein, with amino-acid sequence MPPQVFRAILGVGATQSEATVSWRTMTLGPSYVQLSEVGSDNTIVFEGIKQNANTLLYRSMETNLTGLRPGATYNYRIGSPDHGWTDISQFTTSDGDGTWDFLALADPQIGVNLKNAEQGHTWRTSISAATNANPNAEMIISLGDQVDGWGAPQPQYNEFFSPNQLRSYPTAVIPGNHETYLAGMRHFDEHFSLPNESNRDYFYIRNNVLFIGLDSNQNRPEDVARHQAFVRDVVAKHGADVDWTIATYHHVPFSQGSHTNDADVVALREGWTPVLSEVGVDVVLSGHDHIYTRSHLMKGTSAVPQEGNRLQHTDGQTLYITTTTAGGGKYYDFHDVNGQAHPGANPDSIDPALQQPWTAFWSQDYTPGLLGCFREPTGAHPPDCRRSNGQAYRRRHPRQVRQKAGASLFEFSPVRMSESDRN; translated from the coding sequence ATGCCACCTCAGGTCTTCCGCGCCATCCTCGGCGTGGGCGCCACTCAGTCCGAAGCAACGGTGTCTTGGCGCACCATGACGCTGGGGCCGAGCTATGTGCAGTTGAGCGAAGTCGGCTCGGACAACACCATCGTGTTTGAAGGTATCAAGCAGAACGCAAACACACTGCTCTACCGGTCAATGGAAACTAACCTCACGGGACTAAGGCCCGGCGCCACCTACAACTACCGCATCGGCTCCCCCGACCACGGCTGGACCGATATCTCCCAGTTCACCACCAGCGATGGTGACGGCACCTGGGACTTCCTTGCGCTTGCCGACCCGCAGATCGGCGTCAACCTCAAGAACGCAGAGCAAGGTCATACTTGGCGGACCTCAATTTCTGCTGCCACTAACGCAAACCCGAACGCTGAAATGATCATCAGCTTGGGTGACCAAGTGGACGGTTGGGGCGCCCCGCAACCGCAGTACAACGAGTTCTTCTCGCCGAACCAGCTGCGCTCCTACCCCACCGCCGTCATCCCGGGCAACCACGAAACTTACCTCGCGGGCATGCGCCACTTTGACGAGCACTTTAGTCTCCCGAACGAAAGCAACCGGGACTACTTCTATATCCGCAACAATGTGCTGTTCATCGGCCTGGATTCGAACCAAAACCGGCCCGAGGATGTGGCGCGCCATCAGGCGTTTGTGCGAGATGTCGTCGCAAAGCACGGCGCAGACGTGGACTGGACCATCGCCACGTACCACCACGTCCCATTCTCGCAGGGCTCACACACCAACGACGCCGATGTGGTGGCGCTGCGCGAGGGCTGGACTCCTGTGTTGTCCGAGGTAGGCGTGGACGTGGTGCTCAGCGGGCACGATCACATCTACACCCGATCGCATCTGATGAAGGGCACCTCCGCGGTTCCGCAGGAGGGCAATCGTCTCCAGCACACGGACGGCCAGACGCTGTACATCACCACTACGACTGCGGGCGGCGGCAAGTACTACGATTTCCACGACGTCAATGGTCAAGCGCACCCCGGCGCGAACCCCGACAGCATCGACCCTGCGCTGCAGCAGCCGTGGACTGCATTCTGGAGCCAGGACTACACCCCGGGATTACTTGGCTGTTTCCGTGAGCCCACGGGAGCTCACCCTCCGGACTGTAGACGTAGCAACGGGCAAGCTTATCGACGCCGTCACCCTCGCCAAGTAAGGCAGAAGGCGGGAGCCTCCCTATTCGAATTTTCCCCCGTGCGAATGTCAGAATCAGACAGAAATTGA
- the lysS gene encoding lysine--tRNA ligase codes for MTDAKNTPAPTEDLPEQLRIRREKRARLLEEGTDAYPVVVDRTHAIKDVRAKYNVLTEGVEPVEGAVNLEVGEETQDEVAIAGRVIFVRNTGKLCFASLQEGDGTRIQAMLSLAEVGEERLAAWKSDVDLGDFVSVRGRVIASKRGELSVMATSWAMAAKSLRPLPVAFADMSEDSRVRHRYTDLIMREAARDNAMTRIKVMRALRHFLESEGFLEVETPMLQTLHGGAAARPFETHSNALDIDLYLRIAPELYLKRCVVGGIERVFEVNRNFRNEGVDSSHSPEFAMLETYQAWGTYDDGADLIKRLIQSVAMEVFGTLEVTLADGTKYDFGGDWKQIEMYPSLNEALARKFPGQPEVTIDSTVEELKAIAAVVGLAVPAKGGWGHGKLVEEIWEVLCEDQLHGPIFVRDFPVETSPLTRQHRTKPGVTEKWDLYVRGFELATGYSELVDPVIQRERFEDQARLAAGGDDEAMVLDEDFLAAMEQGMPPTSGNGMGIDRLLMALTGLGIRETVLFPMVKPEA; via the coding sequence GTGACTGACGCTAAGAACACCCCAGCCCCTACTGAAGATCTCCCAGAGCAGCTGCGTATCCGCCGCGAGAAGCGCGCGCGGCTGCTCGAAGAAGGTACTGACGCCTACCCGGTCGTTGTTGATCGCACACACGCCATCAAGGATGTGCGCGCCAAGTACAACGTCCTCACGGAGGGTGTCGAGCCTGTTGAGGGCGCGGTGAACTTGGAAGTCGGCGAGGAAACTCAAGACGAGGTTGCCATCGCCGGTCGCGTCATCTTCGTCCGCAACACCGGCAAGCTCTGCTTCGCCTCCCTCCAGGAGGGCGACGGCACCCGCATCCAAGCCATGCTCTCCCTGGCTGAAGTAGGGGAGGAGCGCCTTGCTGCGTGGAAGTCCGACGTGGACCTCGGTGACTTTGTCTCAGTGCGTGGTCGCGTCATCGCCTCCAAGCGTGGTGAGCTTTCCGTCATGGCTACCTCGTGGGCGATGGCAGCTAAGTCGCTGCGCCCGCTCCCGGTTGCCTTCGCGGATATGTCGGAAGACTCCCGCGTGCGTCACCGCTACACCGACCTCATCATGCGCGAGGCTGCCCGCGATAACGCTATGACCCGGATCAAGGTCATGCGCGCGCTGCGCCACTTCCTGGAATCCGAAGGTTTCCTCGAGGTAGAAACCCCTATGCTGCAGACCCTGCACGGCGGCGCTGCAGCGCGTCCATTTGAGACTCACTCCAACGCCCTGGATATCGATCTCTACCTGCGTATTGCTCCTGAGCTCTACCTCAAGCGCTGCGTCGTCGGCGGCATCGAGCGCGTCTTTGAAGTCAACCGCAACTTCCGTAATGAAGGCGTCGACTCCTCACACTCCCCAGAGTTTGCCATGCTCGAGACCTACCAAGCCTGGGGCACTTATGACGACGGCGCTGACCTGATCAAGCGCCTCATCCAGTCCGTGGCAATGGAAGTTTTCGGAACGCTGGAAGTCACTCTCGCGGATGGCACGAAGTACGACTTCGGTGGCGACTGGAAGCAGATTGAGATGTACCCGTCTCTCAATGAGGCGCTCGCCCGCAAGTTCCCTGGCCAGCCAGAGGTTACGATCGATTCCACCGTTGAGGAACTTAAGGCCATTGCTGCAGTCGTCGGTCTGGCTGTTCCAGCCAAGGGTGGCTGGGGACATGGCAAGCTCGTCGAGGAAATCTGGGAAGTGCTGTGTGAAGACCAGCTCCACGGCCCAATCTTCGTTCGTGACTTCCCGGTCGAAACCTCTCCGCTGACCCGCCAGCACCGCACGAAGCCAGGAGTGACCGAAAAGTGGGACCTCTATGTTCGCGGCTTCGAGCTCGCCACCGGCTACTCCGAGCTCGTTGACCCGGTTATCCAGCGCGAACGCTTCGAAGATCAGGCCCGCCTGGCCGCCGGCGGAGATGACGAAGCTATGGTCCTTGATGAAGACTTCCTCGCTGCTATGGAACAAGGCATGCCACCGACGTCCGGCAATGGCATGGGCATCGATCGTCTGCTCATGGCCCTGACCGGCCTGGGCATTCGTGAAACGGTGCTCTTCCCAATGGTGAAGCCAGAAGCTTAG
- a CDS encoding PRD domain-containing protein yields the protein MQVLRIFNNNVVLASTGEGGEVVVTGRGIGFQVKQGDEVDATRIAKVFYPADGRDPDHLAEMLSFIPAEHIKLIIDSMADAGMSQDNRDKLTLVIALADHVGGAIRRAHDGQILEVPLRAEVQQLYAEEYQQAHRLVEAINERISVPISLEEAVAFTLHLVNASFTSGDLSYTYKMTGLIEQMISVIAEGDEKQMDEISVARFITHLRYLFVRIAQHKQLTGEPTAVSDAVNKSYPEAVTCALRLAELVELRLGEPLTEDEISYLALHVARLRRD from the coding sequence ATGCAGGTATTACGAATCTTCAACAACAACGTCGTCCTCGCCTCGACCGGCGAGGGCGGCGAAGTTGTTGTAACTGGTCGTGGCATCGGTTTCCAGGTCAAACAAGGTGACGAAGTCGATGCCACGCGTATTGCCAAGGTGTTTTATCCGGCAGACGGACGGGACCCGGATCACCTGGCAGAAATGCTCTCCTTTATCCCTGCTGAACACATCAAGCTCATCATCGACTCCATGGCTGATGCGGGGATGTCGCAGGACAACCGAGACAAGCTCACGCTCGTGATTGCTTTGGCAGATCACGTCGGGGGCGCCATCCGGCGTGCGCACGACGGGCAGATTCTCGAGGTGCCGCTGCGGGCTGAAGTTCAGCAGCTCTACGCCGAGGAATACCAGCAGGCGCACCGACTGGTGGAAGCGATCAACGAGCGCATCAGCGTGCCAATCTCACTTGAGGAGGCCGTAGCTTTCACCCTCCACCTGGTCAACGCCAGCTTTACCAGCGGAGACCTGTCCTACACATACAAGATGACCGGGCTGATCGAGCAAATGATCAGCGTCATTGCGGAAGGTGATGAGAAGCAGATGGACGAAATCAGCGTCGCTCGTTTCATCACACACCTGCGCTACCTCTTCGTGCGCATTGCGCAGCACAAACAGCTCACCGGCGAACCAACCGCAGTCAGCGATGCAGTGAACAAGTCCTATCCGGAGGCGGTCACCTGCGCGCTGCGGCTGGCAGAATTGGTGGAACTTCGACTTGGCGAGCCACTCACCGAGGATGAGATCTCCTATCTGGCGCTTCATGTGGCCAGGCTTCGGCGGGACTAG
- a CDS encoding glucose PTS transporter subunit IIA, which yields MTRQDTAKAILDGIGGADNIASFSHCATRLRFELNDASKADKKALDSIPKVMGAVPQGGNHYQVVIGGDVATVYDDMNALPEMKGGAVKSNDDVKAEQRAKAKGKMPWLDAFFEYLSDSFRPILGVLLGASLIIAFTAILDAFRIVDFRAEDKGISWIFVDAMWRSVFYFLPVMVAYNAGKKLRIDPWVPGSIMFALLTPEFLSLSENVATVCTTNEALGTDTCKATIFGLPMLLQGYGGNVFVPLIMAAVAAAAYKFFQKIIPSAVHMVFVPFLTLVVMIPLTAFLIGPFGVWLGNEIGIGLSWMNDNAPFVFAILIPMLYPFLVPLGLHWPLNALMLVNIQTLGYDFIQGPMGAWNFACFGATAAVLFLSIRDKDTEMRQTAGSALAAGLLGGISEPSLYGIHLRFKRIYPRMLVGCFAGGLTIAILGASSNGVKTDAFVFTSLLTTSVFSPWLTYVISIAVAFFVAFGLIVITDYRTPEEKAEAKARLSAEDEVMDVAKPAAVAGGVATLTKVGTLAAPVTGQLVAMKDLSDAVFASGALGDGIGIKPAEATVVSPVEGTVITAMKTGHAYGLKTDSGVEVLVHIGVDTVKMKGEGFEQLVHKGDRVSVGQPLANVDFDAVKTAGYDDTVIMTVTNTKKFGGVVPAAAGAVTAGDEVVTVEG from the coding sequence ATGACCAGGCAAGATACTGCCAAGGCAATTCTCGACGGCATCGGCGGCGCCGATAACATCGCGTCGTTTTCCCACTGTGCCACTCGTCTGCGCTTCGAGCTCAACGATGCTTCGAAGGCTGACAAGAAAGCACTGGATTCCATCCCCAAGGTCATGGGTGCGGTTCCACAAGGTGGCAACCACTACCAGGTCGTTATCGGTGGCGACGTCGCCACCGTGTACGACGACATGAATGCTCTCCCAGAAATGAAGGGCGGCGCAGTCAAGTCCAACGACGATGTCAAGGCAGAACAGCGTGCGAAGGCCAAGGGCAAGATGCCGTGGCTGGACGCCTTCTTCGAGTACCTGTCCGATTCCTTCCGCCCGATCCTCGGCGTGCTGCTCGGTGCCTCCCTCATCATTGCATTCACCGCAATTCTTGATGCGTTTAGGATCGTTGACTTCCGCGCAGAGGATAAGGGCATCAGTTGGATCTTCGTAGACGCCATGTGGCGCTCTGTGTTCTACTTCCTCCCAGTGATGGTTGCCTACAATGCCGGTAAAAAGCTGCGCATTGACCCTTGGGTTCCGGGCTCCATCATGTTTGCCCTCCTCACTCCTGAGTTCCTGTCGCTCTCCGAGAACGTGGCGACCGTGTGTACCACCAACGAAGCCCTAGGCACCGACACCTGTAAGGCCACTATCTTCGGACTGCCAATGCTGCTACAGGGCTACGGCGGAAACGTCTTCGTCCCACTGATCATGGCCGCTGTGGCTGCCGCTGCGTACAAGTTCTTCCAGAAGATCATTCCTTCCGCAGTACACATGGTATTCGTCCCATTCCTCACCCTCGTCGTGATGATTCCGCTCACCGCGTTCCTCATCGGCCCATTCGGTGTCTGGCTCGGTAACGAAATCGGCATCGGCCTGTCTTGGATGAACGACAACGCTCCATTCGTCTTCGCCATTTTGATCCCAATGCTCTACCCATTCCTGGTCCCGCTCGGCCTGCACTGGCCACTCAACGCCCTGATGCTGGTCAACATCCAGACCCTCGGCTACGACTTCATTCAGGGTCCAATGGGCGCATGGAACTTCGCCTGCTTCGGCGCCACCGCCGCTGTGCTCTTCCTGTCCATCCGCGACAAGGATACCGAAATGCGCCAGACCGCAGGCTCCGCTCTTGCTGCTGGCCTCCTCGGCGGTATCTCCGAGCCTTCCCTGTACGGTATTCACCTCCGCTTCAAGAGGATCTACCCACGCATGCTCGTCGGTTGTTTCGCAGGTGGCTTGACCATCGCCATCCTTGGTGCCTCCTCTAACGGCGTGAAGACCGACGCATTCGTCTTTACCTCACTTTTGACGACTTCAGTATTCAGCCCTTGGCTCACCTATGTTATTTCTATCGCAGTCGCCTTCTTTGTAGCATTCGGCCTGATCGTGATCACCGACTACCGCACCCCAGAAGAAAAGGCAGAAGCCAAGGCTCGCCTGTCCGCTGAAGATGAGGTCATGGACGTCGCAAAGCCTGCAGCTGTTGCTGGTGGCGTTGCAACTCTCACCAAGGTCGGCACCCTCGCCGCCCCAGTCACCGGCCAGCTCGTGGCCATGAAGGACCTGTCCGACGCAGTGTTCGCCTCCGGCGCGCTTGGCGACGGCATCGGCATCAAGCCTGCTGAAGCCACCGTCGTTTCCCCAGTCGAAGGCACCGTCATCACCGCCATGAAGACCGGCCATGCCTATGGCCTTAAGACCGACAGCGGCGTCGAGGTACTCGTCCACATCGGTGTCGACACCGTGAAAATGAAGGGCGAAGGCTTCGAGCAGCTCGTTCACAAGGGCGACCGCGTGAGCGTCGGCCAGCCACTGGCTAACGTCGACTTCGATGCAGTCAAGACCGCTGGCTACGACGACACCGTCATCATGACTGTAACCAACACCAAGAAGTTCGGTGGCGTCGTCCCCGCCGCCGCAGGTGCAGTCACTGCAGGTGACGAAGTCGTCACCGTGGAAGGCTAA
- a CDS encoding PhoX family protein, with the protein MGLKGLNLFTSSRTKQTCTYKCGNACFGACANESDNEYFGDISRRSALKAGAVTVLAVGGASALAACSPSDQKDSGSTGSSSSSSAKNAPAKSLEGMQFKSVQPNTETDVKVAEGYEHSVLIAWGDPVIEGAPEFDIDNQTPEAAEKQFGFNCDFAGLLDHPEDKKRMVYVCSHEYTTEPNMFKGYDAENPTEDQFKIGLAAHGHTILEVSKVDGSGELKREFGKLNRRITATTPFTVAGPAAGSDLLKTEKDPEGKTVLGTLNNCSGGITPWGTMLSGEENFDQYFGNADKLADEDAKKKLKRFGIKGEATERKWERFDDRFDVSKTPNEPNRFGWLVEIDPTDPTSTPIKHTAVGRYKHEAGNIHITKDGTVVCYSGDDERNDYLYKFVSTRKFKEGDMENNLKILDEGTLYVAKFEGNSPKDEIDGSGNLPKDGAFDGKGEWIKLLTAKEDGSAESHVDGMKADEVAVWTRIAADKKGATKMDRPEDVEVSHKTGLVYVALTNNKYRGAVEDGKNYPGVEEVAPVKENKNGLVLEMDDDHAGEKFTWNLLLVCGDPKEAYTYFGGFDKTKVSPISCPDNIAFDTHGNLWISTDGNALKTNDGLYACAVDGDNRGELKCFLTVPKGAETCGPIVTDERVLVNVQHPGEGDDASADKPAMHWPDGGNAVPRPAVVVVWPKKGKVGVEA; encoded by the coding sequence GTGGGACTTAAGGGACTGAACCTGTTTACTTCTAGCCGCACCAAGCAGACTTGTACTTACAAGTGCGGCAACGCATGCTTCGGCGCATGTGCCAACGAATCCGACAACGAGTACTTCGGCGACATCTCCCGCCGTTCCGCTTTGAAGGCCGGCGCTGTAACCGTTCTAGCCGTCGGTGGCGCATCCGCACTCGCTGCTTGCTCCCCTTCCGATCAGAAGGACTCCGGTTCCACCGGCTCTTCCTCCTCTTCCTCCGCTAAGAACGCACCTGCAAAGTCCCTCGAGGGTATGCAGTTCAAGTCTGTTCAGCCAAACACCGAGACTGATGTCAAGGTTGCCGAAGGTTACGAGCACAGCGTCCTGATCGCTTGGGGCGACCCAGTAATCGAGGGTGCTCCTGAATTTGACATCGACAACCAGACTCCAGAGGCTGCTGAGAAGCAGTTCGGCTTCAACTGTGACTTCGCTGGTCTTCTCGATCACCCAGAAGACAAGAAGCGCATGGTCTACGTGTGCTCCCACGAGTACACCACCGAGCCAAACATGTTCAAGGGCTACGACGCTGAGAACCCAACCGAGGATCAGTTCAAGATCGGCCTGGCAGCTCACGGCCACACCATCCTTGAGGTCTCCAAGGTCGACGGCTCCGGCGAGCTCAAGCGCGAGTTTGGCAAGCTGAACCGCCGTATCACCGCCACCACCCCATTCACTGTGGCCGGCCCAGCTGCTGGCTCCGACCTCCTCAAGACCGAGAAGGACCCAGAAGGCAAGACCGTCCTGGGCACCCTGAACAACTGCTCTGGTGGCATCACCCCTTGGGGCACCATGCTTTCCGGCGAAGAGAACTTCGACCAGTACTTCGGCAACGCTGACAAGCTCGCCGACGAGGACGCAAAGAAGAAGCTCAAGCGCTTCGGCATCAAGGGCGAGGCAACCGAGCGTAAGTGGGAGCGTTTCGACGACCGCTTCGACGTCTCCAAGACCCCTAACGAGCCAAACCGCTTCGGCTGGCTCGTTGAGATTGATCCAACGGATCCAACCTCCACCCCGATCAAGCACACCGCTGTGGGCCGCTACAAGCACGAAGCCGGCAACATCCACATCACCAAGGACGGCACCGTCGTTTGCTACTCCGGTGACGATGAGCGCAACGATTACCTGTACAAGTTCGTCTCCACGCGCAAGTTCAAGGAAGGCGACATGGAGAACAACCTCAAGATTCTTGATGAGGGCACTCTCTACGTTGCTAAGTTCGAGGGTAACTCCCCTAAGGACGAAATCGACGGCTCCGGCAACCTGCCAAAGGACGGTGCTTTCGACGGCAAGGGCGAATGGATCAAGCTCCTGACCGCCAAGGAAGACGGCTCCGCTGAGTCCCACGTTGACGGCATGAAGGCAGACGAGGTCGCAGTATGGACCCGTATCGCAGCCGACAAGAAGGGCGCCACCAAGATGGACCGCCCAGAGGACGTTGAGGTCTCCCATAAGACCGGCCTGGTCTACGTGGCACTGACCAACAACAAGTACCGCGGCGCTGTCGAAGATGGCAAGAACTACCCAGGCGTTGAGGAAGTTGCTCCAGTCAAGGAGAACAAGAACGGCCTCGTCCTGGAGATGGACGACGATCACGCTGGCGAGAAGTTCACCTGGAACCTGCTCCTGGTCTGTGGCGATCCAAAGGAGGCTTACACCTACTTCGGCGGCTTCGACAAGACCAAGGTCTCCCCAATTTCTTGCCCAGATAACATTGCCTTCGACACCCACGGCAACCTGTGGATCTCCACCGACGGCAACGCTCTCAAGACCAACGACGGCCTTTACGCATGTGCCGTTGACGGTGACAACCGCGGTGAGCTCAAGTGCTTCCTCACCGTTCCTAAGGGCGCAGAGACCTGTGGCCCAATCGTCACCGATGAGCGCGTCCTGGTCAACGTTCAGCACCCGGGCGAAGGCGATGATGCTTCCGCTGACAAGCCTGCAATGCACTGGCCAGACGGCGGCAACGCTGTCCCACGTCCAGCAGTCGTTGTTGTATGGCCTAAGAAGGGCAAGGTTGGCGTAGAAGCCTAA
- a CDS encoding globin domain-containing protein, protein MHVSHTPETKAVHLSPEHEATIKATLPIVGAHINEITPIFYNKMFTAHPELLRDTFNRGNQKQGEQQKALAASIAVFAQMLVDPNAPDPVEMLSRIGHKHVSLGITPDQYQIVHDNLFAAIVEVLGDAVTPEVAEAWDTVYWLMADVLIKFEKDLYDSADVEVGDVFRRARLTNKQALNDAVSLFTFEAPALTPAVPGQYTSIGVVLPDGARQLRQYSLVSAEQGRWVVAIERDGEVSSFLHDAVSVGDEVDITLPAGDLVLHEGENPVVLISQGIGSTPMVGMLAALQDSEREVVVLHADESMDTYAQRAQTLELAKNHHEFFRSEGQRLSIDGLIPSGADVYLCGGTGFLQNVRDQIAALDEQPAAVRYELFSPNDWLVS, encoded by the coding sequence ATGCATGTCAGCCACACCCCAGAGACCAAAGCCGTTCACCTCAGCCCAGAACATGAGGCCACCATCAAGGCCACGCTCCCGATCGTAGGAGCGCACATCAACGAGATCACCCCGATCTTCTATAACAAGATGTTCACTGCCCATCCGGAGCTGCTCCGTGACACCTTCAACCGCGGAAACCAGAAGCAGGGTGAGCAGCAGAAGGCGCTGGCTGCTTCCATCGCAGTCTTCGCTCAGATGCTGGTGGATCCGAACGCCCCAGACCCGGTTGAGATGCTATCCCGCATCGGGCACAAGCACGTTTCGCTGGGTATCACCCCAGATCAGTACCAGATCGTGCACGACAATCTCTTCGCGGCGATCGTGGAGGTCCTCGGTGACGCCGTGACTCCCGAAGTTGCCGAGGCTTGGGACACCGTCTATTGGCTGATGGCTGATGTGTTGATCAAGTTTGAAAAAGACCTATACGATTCCGCCGACGTTGAGGTTGGCGATGTCTTCCGTCGTGCCCGGCTCACCAACAAGCAGGCGCTTAACGACGCCGTCTCCCTCTTTACCTTCGAAGCTCCCGCGCTCACCCCTGCAGTGCCAGGACAGTACACCTCGATCGGCGTCGTCCTGCCAGACGGCGCCCGTCAGCTGCGCCAGTATTCTCTTGTCTCCGCAGAGCAGGGCCGCTGGGTCGTAGCTATTGAGCGCGATGGCGAAGTCTCGTCCTTCCTGCACGATGCTGTGTCCGTGGGGGATGAGGTGGACATTACTTTGCCTGCTGGTGACTTGGTGCTGCACGAAGGCGAGAACCCAGTCGTGCTGATTTCCCAGGGCATCGGCTCCACCCCGATGGTCGGCATGCTGGCTGCGTTGCAGGACTCCGAGCGTGAGGTCGTCGTGCTGCATGCCGACGAATCCATGGATACCTACGCCCAGCGCGCCCAGACCTTGGAGTTGGCAAAGAATCACCACGAGTTTTTCCGATCTGAGGGGCAGCGTCTGTCGATCGATGGCCTCATTCCTTCCGGGGCGGATGTTTACCTGTGTGGTGGCACCGGCTTCCTGCAAAATGTCCGCGATCAGATCGCAGCGCTGGATGAGCAGCCCGCCGCAGTTCGCTATGAGCTGTTTTCTCCTAACGATTGGCTGGTCAGCTAG
- a CDS encoding RrF2 family transcriptional regulator, producing the protein MHLTRFSDLGLRLVLRLGEYTKNLAVEPGRRSTVANLAADINGSEAHVARVVAKLAELGIARSVRGRVGGVYLDEAAYTMTVGQILRLLEGPGEVINCAECPFASRDCLLRHRLAAAKEAFFASMDDLTVADLLRDNETKTLVALGMPITT; encoded by the coding sequence ATGCACTTGACGCGCTTTTCAGATCTGGGACTTCGCCTAGTCCTTCGGCTCGGGGAGTACACCAAAAACCTCGCAGTCGAGCCAGGGCGGCGAAGCACCGTTGCGAACCTCGCAGCGGATATCAACGGGTCTGAAGCTCACGTGGCCAGGGTCGTCGCAAAGCTTGCAGAACTTGGCATCGCCCGCAGCGTGCGCGGCAGGGTCGGCGGGGTGTACCTCGACGAGGCTGCCTACACCATGACCGTCGGTCAGATCCTTCGCCTCCTTGAAGGTCCTGGGGAGGTCATTAACTGCGCGGAATGCCCATTCGCTTCCCGTGACTGTCTGCTGCGCCATCGTCTTGCTGCTGCCAAGGAGGCTTTCTTTGCTTCCATGGACGACCTAACGGTCGCAGATTTGCTCAGGGACAACGAAACCAAAACCCTCGTTGCTCTTGGTATGCCCATAACCACATAA